Genomic window (Drosophila ananassae strain 14024-0371.13 chromosome 3L, ASM1763931v2, whole genome shotgun sequence):
aatcagaATTATGTATTCAAATTCATGGTTTTGCAGACGCTTCAGAAAAAGCTTATGCGGCAGTAGTATATGCCAAGGTGGGATCGGAAGTAATCATAATCGCTAGCAAAAGTAAGGTGAATCCGatcaaaaatagaaaaactaTCCCAAAATTAGAATTATGCGCTGCACATTTGCTCAGTAAGTTAATGATGCGCATAATGGAAGCCATGAAAAATTACAAAGTAGAGCTATATGCATGGAGTGATTCAACCATAACGCTAGCCTGGATTAAGAATGGGTTAAATAAGATAAAATTTATCAGGCGTAGAACAGATGAAATTCGGGAATTAAAAAATGCTGAATGGAATCATATAAGATCCGAGGATAATCCAGCAGACCTAGCGTCAAGAGGAGTTAGCGCAAATCAATTGATAAATTGCAATCTTTGGTGGAGAGGGCCCAAATGGTTGACTGATCCAAAAAGCCAATGGCCTCAGTCGCCAATCATGGAGGAATccttaatattaaatacattaGTAAAAACCAAAGATGACGCGATTTACGAATTGATGCAAAAGTTCTCCTGCATACATAAATTAACACGAGTATTAGCTTACGTAATACGATTTTTAAGGATGAAAACAAGAACTAACTCTAACCCAAAGTTTTTAACAGCAAAAGAGTTAAAAGAAGCTGAAATTgtcataattaaaaaacaacaggAGTTTCAATttaacaaagaaataaaatacctAAGAACAGGtaaagaaattgaaattagCAGTAAAATAATAAGTCTTAACCCGTTTCTAGATATTAATGGAATACTTCGGGTAGGTGGAAGACTGCAAAACTCTAAAGCGGCCTTTGAAGTTAAGCATCCTATAATTTTAGACAAAGGTAACATTTCGACCTTGTTAATAAGGGATGCTCATAAAAACACGCTTCATGGAGGTATAAATTTAATGAGAAACTATGTTCAACGCAAATATTGGGTAATTGGgttgaaaaatataataaagaagCAACTGCGAGAATGTGTAAAATGTTCAAGGTATCGCAAAATCACCGTAGAACAAATAATGGGAAATCTGCCTGATTACAGGGTAAACATGTCGTATCCTTTCTTTAATACGGGAATCGATTATGCAGGGCCATACCTTATAAGATGCTCCAAAAATCGCggtcaaaaaacatttaaaggATATATTGCGGTATTTGTTTGCATGGCCACAAAGGCTATCCACTTAGAAGTGGTTAGTGACTTAACGTCTGATGCCTTTCTAGCAGCATTTAAGCGGTTCCTTGCTAGAAGAGGAAAATGTGCCAACATATATTCAGACAATGGAACAAATTTTGTAGGAGCATCAAGAAAATTAGATGAGGAATTGGAAAAGGCCATTAGGGAAAATAGTAAAATAGCATCGCAGTTACAGAAGGAAAGGATCCAGTGGCACTTTATTCCCCCGGCAAGCCCCCATTTTGGAGGGATCTGGGAAGCAGGAgtaaaatcaatgaaataCCATTTAAAACGAGTAATTGGGGACAATGTACTAACATTTGAAGAAATGTCTACATTGCTTTGCCAGATAGAAGCAGTATTAAATTCCAGACCTTTGTACTCATCCAGCGAAGATGTAGATGACAATGAGGTGCTAACTCCTGGTCATTTCTTAATTGGAAGACCGCTACTAGATGCAATCGAACCCAATGACGAAATTGGGAAGATTAATAATTTAGACAGATGGAGATtcatccaaaaaataaaaagagactTTTGGAATAAATGGAAGGATGATTATTTGAATACCTTGCAGCAAAGATATAAATGGAAAAGAAATTcttcaaatataaaaaaaggtcAAGTAGTTATCTTAAAAGATGACAGTTGCCATCCAGCGAGGTGGCCTCTAGCAAAGGTTGAAGAAGTCCATAAAGGAAAGGACGAAAAAGTTCGAGTTGTTAAGCTTAGGGTGCAAGAGAATGTGGTAACCAGaccattaaataaaatatgcccCCTAGCTGGTGTAAATGATCTAGATAACGCAGAAGCACGTCAAAGTAGATCCAACCCGCCCAAAGCGAGAAGTAGTTCTAGATTTTCTAAGCTGGGAGTGATGCTGGCCTTAATAATGCTTTCATTATGCTGTCAGCTGACAAACGCAGTCCCGGCAATCAGAGATTCAAAATATGGTTTTGAAGAAATTCCCAAATCTTCGTCCATATATTTAGATCCGATGGGAGACATAGAAGTGGTTTCATCCTCATGGAATTTAGTAATATACTACGATATGGAAGCATATTTCGAGATGATCCATAAAGGGAAAAACATAATCACCAAGATGAGATTAGTCTGTGAAAAACTTCATGGGTTTGAGGATCAGTGCAACCTTATTTTAGAGAACACCCTCAAACAGATTTTGGAGTTGgaggaaaataataaactctTCATGACTCATAATAAATCGAGGCAAAGGCGGGCACCATTTGAATTTATAGGTTCTTTATACCATATTTTGTTTGGAGTAATGGATGAAGATGATCGAGTTCAAATGGaggaaaatatgaaaaatttgttgaataatcaagaaagtttaaaagagttaagcaaaaaacaaacttCGTTAGTCGATTCTACTACCAATATTCTAAAGAAAACTACGGAAGAAGTCAATACACACTTCAGAAGTATGAACAAAAGAATAGAAAATATGACTGTAATACTGCAAGAGTCGTATTACGTATACAAAGAGTCTATTAAATTCTTTATGGTAACGAAGGAGTTGAGTAGGCTGATCGATGAATGCGAAAAGATTCAAGCAGGAATCATAAGCCTGTTAATTGATATCAACCATGGAAGGCTTAATACCAACATTTTACGTCCAAGTCAgcttaaaaatgaaatagCTAGAATTAAGGACGTCCTATCCGAAAATTTGATTCTTCCAGGGAAAAGATCAGGTACAGAATTAAAAGATGTGTACACTTTACTTACCGCAAGAGGGTTGTTCGTAGACAAAAAACTAATTATAAATGCGAAAATACCTCTGTTTGGTCGGCATGCGTCTAAACTATATAGGGTTATTTCTATTCCAGTTAGAGAAGAGAATCAAACTATTCTAGCTCAAATTGACGCGGAATATTTAGTGTACAACTTTGAAATAGATTCATACCACTTAATGACGGAGTCTACAATTGCTAAATGCCAAAAGTGGCAAGCAAACAAAAGAGTTTGTGACGGCAGCTGGCCATGGAGCAATGGCAACGATAATAGTTGTCAGCTCGGACCCCTTAAACCAAATAGACCTTCCAATTGTTTTTACAAACCAGTCTTATCGTCGAACTCATTTTGGGTGGAATTAGAAAAAAGAAGTAGTTGGTTATTTAAAGTTGAGGCAAACACTAAGTTAAGGCTCCAATGTGGCCACTCCAAAATCCAGATCATTGATTTGCCGGAGCAAGGCATATTAACAATCAGTTCAGAATGTACAGCTCGGACCGATGATAAAATTCTAATTGCTCAGCATATTATTGAAACGGAAAGTCAAGAAGCATTAGCTTCGGCTTATATAGGAGAAATAAGCGAGATTCCGAAAATAGCTTGGGACCCTCTAAAGCCTCCTGTTATGAACCATACAGCAGAAATAGCTTacctggccaaacaaataaaagatttgaaagcaaaaaatttagaattgaaaaatatcgactttcatcatgtgtcaggtcatagctcgttaattttaataatgatAATCATAACTATACTGATTATATCCTATgtaagaaaattaaagtcgAGAAGACAATTGATGGCTATAGCACTACCAACCACAATGccaaatgtttaaaaaaaaaaaaaaatgtttattttatatgattattgtataatgtaatggttttatacatataattaagtgataaattaaaaaagaaaagctacatatatctaaaaataataaaaaacgaaataagtaattacagtccactaaaatatcgaatgaaaaaagttttcaagatgtccactaaaaaatcgaacaataataataattaatttaaaaatgtaaacagaagtcaagcacttttgtggccccttgcaggatgttcaaacattaagttgaacatgggagctaatataataaacaatgttaaaatatgtaatagaatgatataattaacaacatattgttatcaaacaattataataataatattttctaatattggaaaaagaaatttataaaattaatacaaaAGCAGAAATacacatatatgtacatatatagtCCGCTATCTAGCGTTATCAATGGACaatataatgaatttaatatatataaaatgtacaccttttttgtggccctttgcagaatgttcaagcattgaacacgataagaattccaaacatagaatgtaggagatcggacccatgtgaataagtgattaacagcatggtttgaaagacgatctcctgcagtcgaACCGAATATTTACcatatgtggtgcacttgaagcacttaagaaagggccACATAGCAggtcagcgagcagtccgttgataagtagttttaaatagatttaagattttcatgtatgtttcttgtaagagaattgtaagaaataaaaacagttttaaaacggaactcattggagtaacacttATTTGaagggctcctcttaacaatGTTCGAATTTTTTCCGCTATTAAATTTAAGCCATGTGCGAAACATGTTAAGTGAATAAGATTtggataaaatatttttaaattttttccagcTTTTATCATATATGCAGCAGCGTCTGTTAACAGCAGCAAAACTTTTCCTTCATTGCCTTGTGGCCTCAATAATCGGATGCTGTCGTTAACGAAACGAGTTATTGTTGCGTTGTTGACCTCATCCAGTTGTTTACACGCTAATAAAAATGAGTTTGAGTGTTCCTCGTTTTCGTTTAAGACTCCAATAATACAGTTCGCGACATAACGGCCTTGCTTATCGGTTGTTTCGTCGACCGATATCCAAACGTTTTCGTCCTTAATTTCGTCACGAATTTTTTGCATTGATTGTTGGTAGCATTTGTCTAAATATGTTTTTCTTAGGGTGCTCTCATCTGGTATTTGTTGCcctgtgtatttttttaaaaaatttgcaaATGTGTCATTGTTAACTACATTCCATGGTATATTTCCCGCCACCAACGCTGCACATAGATCCATTTTAAAATCACtgtttgaatttgaattgccGTTATTGTTGGTTTCTTCATTGGATGATTGGAAGTCTCCAAAGCAGTATGATTC
Coding sequences:
- the LOC123257198 gene encoding uncharacterized protein LOC123257198, with protein sequence MVENSGDNKIVSIREDEFVKTLGLQWDPSKDEFKFTVCCSEPKMLTKRFVLSTLSKIFDPLGWLAPVTIVGKIFIQKLWTAGINWDQELVNEDRKEWEEYKSGLEALGQIRVPRWINFKSELCIQIHGFADASEKAYAAVVYAKVGSEVIIIASKSKVNPIKNRKTIPKLELCAAHLLSKLMMRIMEAMKNYKVELYAWSDSTITLAWIKNGLNKIKFIRRRTDEIRELKNAEWNHIRSEDNPADLASRGVSANQLINCNLWWRGPKWLTDPKSQWPQSPIMEESLILNTLVKTKDDAIYELMQKFSCIHKLTRVLAYVIRFLRMKTRTNSNPKFLTAKELKEAEIVIIKKQQEFQFNKEIKYLRTGKEIEISSKIISLNPFLDINGILRVGGRLQNSKAAFEVKHPIILDKGNISTLLIRDAHKNTLHGGINLMRNYVQRKYWVIGLKNIIKKQLRECVKCSRYRKITVEQIMGNLPDYRVNMSYPFFNTGIDYAGPYLIRCSKNRGQKTFKGYIAVFVCMATKAIHLEVVSDLTSDAFLAAFKRFLARRGKCANIYSDNGTNFVGASRKLDEELEKAIRENSKIASQLQKERIQWHFIPPASPHFGGIWEAGVKSMKYHLKRVIGDNVLTFEEMSTLLCQIEAVLNSRPLYSSSEDVDDNEVLTPGHFLIGRPLLDAIEPNDEIGKINNLDRWRFIQKIKRDFWNKWKDDYLNTLQQRYKWKRNSSNIKKGQVVILKDDSCHPARWPLAKVEEVHKGKDEKVRVVKLRVQENVVTRPLNKICPLAGVNDLDNAEARQSRSNPPKARSSSRFSKLGVMLALIMLSLCCQLTNAVPAIRDSKYGFEEIPKSSSIYLDPMGDIEVVSSSWNLVIYYDMEAYFEMIHKGKNIITKMRLVCEKLHGFEDQCNLILENTLKQILELEENNKLFMTHNKSRQRRAPFEFIGSLYHILFGVMDEDDRVQMEENMKNLLNNQESLKELSKKQTSLVDSTTNILKKTTEEVNTHFRSMNKRIENMTVILQESYYVYKESIKFFMVTKELSRLIDECEKIQAGIISLLIDINHGRLNTNILRPSQLKNEIARIKDVLSENLILPGKRSGTELKDVYTLLTARGLFVDKKLIINAKIPLFGRHASKLYRVISIPVREENQTILAQIDAEYLVYNFEIDSYHLMTESTIAKCQKWQANKRVCDGSWPWSNGNDNSCQLGPLKPNRPSNCFYKPVLSSNSFWVELEKRSSWLFKVEANTKLRLQCGHSKIQIIDLPEQGILTISSECTARTDDKILIAQHIIETESQEALASAYIGEISEIPKIAWDPLKPPVMNHTAEIAYLAKQIKDLKAKNLELKNIDFHHVSGHSSLILIMIIITILIISYVRKLKSRRQLMAIALPTTMPNV